A single genomic interval of Asterias amurensis chromosome 1, ASM3211899v1 harbors:
- the LOC139941665 gene encoding cholesterol 24-hydroxylase-like produces the protein MAADMFTVIILAPVVCIAVLFLAFVIFVHYQHRKYAHIPSPQRESFFTGHVYKLLSYKKRHLSFAGSFVDIMKECGPIFHVFMLFNPLVVVLDAEFVKEILCTNTVIHRKPYSFYWVFMKIYGARLLGDSIVCELNPAVHGPKRALLNPAFHKRYLVDLMHQFNASADLLIEKLSHKADGKTEVAMLDEFNRTTLDVIAKVAFGLDLHVMSDEKSPFTAAINMCLNGMSSCINSPFISINPLPAARKHKQEVRDSIKFLRDTGRKCIEKRLEAIQREEDVPQDILTYILKSVTEASGKDKDLMENVIDEFLTFFVAGQETTANLLSFTLLELGHHPEVMHRLKTEVESVYGDKDYLEYSDVVKLSYMMQVLKEVLRLWPPVMGTERELAHDVTVKGYKIPKGTIVMMNTFAMARMEEYFHDPMQFDPDRFNASDDKPQYAYFPFSLGSRNCIGQQFAIIEARVLLAKLLHRFDFDLLPGQGHEILHELTLKPLGRCKNYVRPVE, from the exons ATGGCTGCCGATATGTTCACTGTTATAATCCTTGCCCCTGTGGTCTGCATAGCTGTCTTGTTTTTGGCttttgtgatatttgttcatTATCAACATCGGAAATATGCACACATTCCGTCACCCCAGCGGGAAAG TTTCTTTACTGGTCATGTGTACAAACTGCTCTCCTACAAGAAGAGGCATCTGTCATTTGCAGGCTCATTTGTAGATAT aATGAAAGAATGTGGGCCGATATTTCACGTCTTTATGTTGTTCAACCCGCTTGTGGTAGTGTTAGATGCAGAGTTTGTCAAG GAAATCTTATGCACCAATACAGTGATCCATAGAAAGCCATACTCATTCTATTGGGTTTTCATGAAGATATATGGTGCTCGACTTTTGGGTGATAGCATCGTTTGTGAGTTGAATCCAGCAGTCCATGGACCCAAGAGGGCGCTCCTCAATCCAGCATTTCATAAAAG ATATTTGGTTGATTTGATGCATCAGTTTAATGCCAGTGCAGATCTTCTTATTGAGAAACTCAGCCATAAAGCTGATGGGAAGACTGAAGTGGCCATGTTGGATGAATTTAATAGAACAACACTGGATGTAATTGCTAAA GTGGCGTTTGGGTTGGATCTTCATGTTATGTCTGATGAGAAATCTCCCTTCACTGCAGCAATTAATATGTGTTTAAACGGCATGAGCTCATGTATTAACTCACCATTCATTTCG ATCAATCCACTTCCAGCTGCTCGTAAACACAAACAAGAAGTCCGAGATAGCATCAAGTTCCTGAGAGACACTGGAAGAAAATGCATCGAGAAAAGACTGGAAGCAATACAAAGGGAGGAAGATGTTCCTCAAGATATCTTAACATACATCTTAAAATCAGTGACTGAAGCGTCTGGAAAAGATAAAGATCTGATGGAGAACGTCATAGATGAGTTTCTCACTTTCTTTGTTGCTG GTCAAGAAaccactgcaaatttgttgagtTTCACTCTGCTAGAACTTGGTCACCATCCAGAAGTCATGCACAG ATTGAAAACCGAGGTAGAGTCAGTATATGGTGATAAGGATTATTTGGAGTACAGCGATGTCGTCAAACTCAGCTACATGATGCAG GTTCTTAAAGAAGTACTTCGTCTCTGGCCTCCTGTAATGGGTACTGAGAGGGAACTTGCTcatgacgtcacagtcaaaggATATAAAATACCCAAAGGGACTATTGTTATG ATGAACACGTTTGCTATGGCAAGAATGGAGGAGTATTTCCACGATCCAATGCAGTTTGATCCGGATCGCTTTAATGCCAGTGATGACAA ACCACAGTATGCTTACTTTCCATTCTCTTTGGGCAGTCGTAACTGCATTGGTCAACAGTTTGCCATT atcGAAGCCAGGGTTCTGTTGGCCAAGTTGCTCCATCGATTCGACTTTGACCTTTTGCCAGGTCAAGGTCATGAGATTCTTCATGAACTGACCTTGAAACCCTTGGGTCGATGTAAGAACTATGTCCGACCTGTGGAGTAG